The proteins below come from a single Sander lucioperca isolate FBNREF2018 chromosome 20, SLUC_FBN_1.2, whole genome shotgun sequence genomic window:
- the tfec gene encoding transcription factor EC isoform X5, with amino-acid sequence MSRCCVVKVITMTEIQLLQVQSHLENSKFHLHQTQNQQVKQYLTLGSKLASSAGQGHAVPHPHAPGQPLATVPIIRNGHMPSVSDGSNPNSPVTLLTMANHDSEFPMDEVIDDLISLESGFNDGGLDCMESNIIMQNNVSLSGSMLDIYGGEQGMNAPNGGMSPTSNPTKLTVKREYTEHDTRVMAKERQKKDNHNLIERRRRYNINYRIKELGTLIPKSNDPDMRWNKGTILKASVEYIRWLQKEQQHARELESRQKKLEQANRRLLLRIQELEIQARAHGLPNMTSALGTVELSSHLLKQQQQQQQQQQQQQQQQQSPQAQQPQQPPLYQEDPNSDYLQRIAGVPPSIPTAAGPQDHMPGADGCTTFSDPLSHFTDFFSATLKEEHRLDEILMDDPLSPFGTDPLLSASSPGAASKDSSRRSSFSSAEGDDL; translated from the exons ATGAGTCGCTGTTGTGTGGTTAAAGTGATCACCATGACAGAAATCCAACTTCTACAG GTACAAAGCCACCTGGAGAACTCCAAGTTCCACCTCCACCAGACCCAGAATCAACAGGTCAAGCAGTACCTGACGCTGGGCTCAAAGCTGGCCTCTTCGGCCGGGCAGGGCCACGCCGTTCCGCATCCACACGCCCCTGGCCAGCCGCTGGCCACCGTGCCGATCATCAGGAATGGACACATGCCCTCCGTCAGCGACGGCAGCAACCCCAACAGCCCCGTTACCCTCCTCACAATGGCCAATCACGACAGCGAG TTTCCAATGGATGAAGTTATTGATGACCTAATTAGTCTTGAATCCGGTTTCAATGATGGAGGCTTGGATTGCATGGAGTCTAACATCATAATGCAAAACAAT GTGTCCCTCAGTGGCAGCATGCTGGACATCTATGGGGGTGAACAAGGTATGAACGCCCCTAATGGTGGAATGAGCCCCACATCTAACCCCACAAAGCTCACTGTAAAAAGGGAATACACAG aacATGACACAAGAGTGATggccaaagagagacagaaaaaggacAACCATAATCTGA TTGAAAGAAGGCGAAGATACAACATCAACTACAGAATTAAGGAGCTCGGGACCCTCATACCAAAATCGAATGACCC CGACATGCGCTGGAACAAAGGCACCATCCTGAAGGCCTCGGTGGAGTACATAAGGTGGCTGCAGAAAGAGCAGCAGCACGCTCGGGAGCTGGAGAGCcgtcagaagaagctggagcaAGCGAACAGGAGGCTACTGCTGAGGATCCAG GAGCTTGAGATCCAGGCACGAGCACACGGCCTCCCAAACATGACTTCAGCCTTGGGGACAGTTGAACTTTCCTCCCATCTcctcaaacaacaacaacaacaacaacaacaacaacaacagcagcagcagcagcagcagtctccCCAGGCCCAGCAACCCCAGCAGCCGCCCCTCTACCAGGAGGACCCCAACAGCGACTACCTCCAGAGGATAGCCGGAGTGCCGCCGTCCATCCCCACTGCTGCCGGGCCGCAGGATCACATGCCAGGCGCCGACGGCTGCACCACGTTCTCCGACCCGCTGTCTCACTTCACAGACTTCTTCAGTGCTACCCTCAAGGAGGAGCACCGGCTGGACGAGATCCTGATGGATGACCCCCTCTCGCCGTTTGGCACCGACCCGCTCCTCTCGGCCAGCTCACCCGGAGCCGCGTCCAAGGATAGCAGCCGCAGGAGCAGCTTCAGCTCTGCAGAGGGTGACGACCTTTAA
- the tfec gene encoding transcription factor EC isoform X4, protein MPHLTDCSYYTMRDATRASNVQSHLENSKFHLHQTQNQQVKQYLTLGSKLASSAGQGHAVPHPHAPGQPLATVPIIRNGHMPSVSDGSNPNSPVTLLTMANHDSEFPMDEVIDDLISLESGFNDGGLDCMESNIIMQNNVSLSGSMLDIYGGEQGMNAPNGGMSPTSNPTKLTVKREYTEHDTRVMAKERQKKDNHNLIERRRRYNINYRIKELGTLIPKSNDPDMRWNKGTILKASVEYIRWLQKEQQHARELESRQKKLEQANRRLLLRIQELEIQARAHGLPNMTSALGTVELSSHLLKQQQQQQQQQQQQQQQQQSPQAQQPQQPPLYQEDPNSDYLQRIAGVPPSIPTAAGPQDHMPGADGCTTFSDPLSHFTDFFSATLKEEHRLDEILMDDPLSPFGTDPLLSASSPGAASKDSSRRSSFSSAEGDDL, encoded by the exons ATGCCACACTTAACCGACTGCAGTTACTACACGATGCGGGACGCAACCAGAGCTTCAAAT GTACAAAGCCACCTGGAGAACTCCAAGTTCCACCTCCACCAGACCCAGAATCAACAGGTCAAGCAGTACCTGACGCTGGGCTCAAAGCTGGCCTCTTCGGCCGGGCAGGGCCACGCCGTTCCGCATCCACACGCCCCTGGCCAGCCGCTGGCCACCGTGCCGATCATCAGGAATGGACACATGCCCTCCGTCAGCGACGGCAGCAACCCCAACAGCCCCGTTACCCTCCTCACAATGGCCAATCACGACAGCGAG TTTCCAATGGATGAAGTTATTGATGACCTAATTAGTCTTGAATCCGGTTTCAATGATGGAGGCTTGGATTGCATGGAGTCTAACATCATAATGCAAAACAAT GTGTCCCTCAGTGGCAGCATGCTGGACATCTATGGGGGTGAACAAGGTATGAACGCCCCTAATGGTGGAATGAGCCCCACATCTAACCCCACAAAGCTCACTGTAAAAAGGGAATACACAG aacATGACACAAGAGTGATggccaaagagagacagaaaaaggacAACCATAATCTGA TTGAAAGAAGGCGAAGATACAACATCAACTACAGAATTAAGGAGCTCGGGACCCTCATACCAAAATCGAATGACCC CGACATGCGCTGGAACAAAGGCACCATCCTGAAGGCCTCGGTGGAGTACATAAGGTGGCTGCAGAAAGAGCAGCAGCACGCTCGGGAGCTGGAGAGCcgtcagaagaagctggagcaAGCGAACAGGAGGCTACTGCTGAGGATCCAG GAGCTTGAGATCCAGGCACGAGCACACGGCCTCCCAAACATGACTTCAGCCTTGGGGACAGTTGAACTTTCCTCCCATCTcctcaaacaacaacaacaacaacaacaacaacaacaacagcagcagcagcagcagcagtctccCCAGGCCCAGCAACCCCAGCAGCCGCCCCTCTACCAGGAGGACCCCAACAGCGACTACCTCCAGAGGATAGCCGGAGTGCCGCCGTCCATCCCCACTGCTGCCGGGCCGCAGGATCACATGCCAGGCGCCGACGGCTGCACCACGTTCTCCGACCCGCTGTCTCACTTCACAGACTTCTTCAGTGCTACCCTCAAGGAGGAGCACCGGCTGGACGAGATCCTGATGGATGACCCCCTCTCGCCGTTTGGCACCGACCCGCTCCTCTCGGCCAGCTCACCCGGAGCCGCGTCCAAGGATAGCAGCCGCAGGAGCAGCTTCAGCTCTGCAGAGGGTGACGACCTTTAA
- the tfec gene encoding transcription factor EC isoform X8, whose translation MPHLTDCSYYTMRDATRASNVQSHLENSKFHLHQTQNQQVKQYLTLGSKLASSAGQGHAVPHPHAPGQPLATVPIIRNGHMPSVSDGSNPNSPVTLLTMANHDSEFPMDEVIDDLISLESGFNDGGLDCMESNIIMQNNVSLSGSMLDIYGGEQEHDTRVMAKERQKKDNHNLIERRRRYNINYRIKELGTLIPKSNDPDMRWNKGTILKASVEYIRWLQKEQQHARELESRQKKLEQANRRLLLRIQELEIQARAHGLPNMTSALGTVELSSHLLKQQQQQQQQQQQQQQQQQSPQAQQPQQPPLYQEDPNSDYLQRIAGVPPSIPTAAGPQDHMPGADGCTTFSDPLSHFTDFFSATLKEEHRLDEILMDDPLSPFGTDPLLSASSPGAASKDSSRRSSFSSAEGDDL comes from the exons ATGCCACACTTAACCGACTGCAGTTACTACACGATGCGGGACGCAACCAGAGCTTCAAAT GTACAAAGCCACCTGGAGAACTCCAAGTTCCACCTCCACCAGACCCAGAATCAACAGGTCAAGCAGTACCTGACGCTGGGCTCAAAGCTGGCCTCTTCGGCCGGGCAGGGCCACGCCGTTCCGCATCCACACGCCCCTGGCCAGCCGCTGGCCACCGTGCCGATCATCAGGAATGGACACATGCCCTCCGTCAGCGACGGCAGCAACCCCAACAGCCCCGTTACCCTCCTCACAATGGCCAATCACGACAGCGAG TTTCCAATGGATGAAGTTATTGATGACCTAATTAGTCTTGAATCCGGTTTCAATGATGGAGGCTTGGATTGCATGGAGTCTAACATCATAATGCAAAACAAT GTGTCCCTCAGTGGCAGCATGCTGGACATCTATGGGGGTGAACAAG aacATGACACAAGAGTGATggccaaagagagacagaaaaaggacAACCATAATCTGA TTGAAAGAAGGCGAAGATACAACATCAACTACAGAATTAAGGAGCTCGGGACCCTCATACCAAAATCGAATGACCC CGACATGCGCTGGAACAAAGGCACCATCCTGAAGGCCTCGGTGGAGTACATAAGGTGGCTGCAGAAAGAGCAGCAGCACGCTCGGGAGCTGGAGAGCcgtcagaagaagctggagcaAGCGAACAGGAGGCTACTGCTGAGGATCCAG GAGCTTGAGATCCAGGCACGAGCACACGGCCTCCCAAACATGACTTCAGCCTTGGGGACAGTTGAACTTTCCTCCCATCTcctcaaacaacaacaacaacaacaacaacaacaacaacagcagcagcagcagcagcagtctccCCAGGCCCAGCAACCCCAGCAGCCGCCCCTCTACCAGGAGGACCCCAACAGCGACTACCTCCAGAGGATAGCCGGAGTGCCGCCGTCCATCCCCACTGCTGCCGGGCCGCAGGATCACATGCCAGGCGCCGACGGCTGCACCACGTTCTCCGACCCGCTGTCTCACTTCACAGACTTCTTCAGTGCTACCCTCAAGGAGGAGCACCGGCTGGACGAGATCCTGATGGATGACCCCCTCTCGCCGTTTGGCACCGACCCGCTCCTCTCGGCCAGCTCACCCGGAGCCGCGTCCAAGGATAGCAGCCGCAGGAGCAGCTTCAGCTCTGCAGAGGGTGACGACCTTTAA
- the tfec gene encoding transcription factor EC isoform X7, with product MLEYNWYGQVQSHLENSKFHLHQTQNQQVKQYLTLGSKLASSAGQGHAVPHPHAPGQPLATVPIIRNGHMPSVSDGSNPNSPVTLLTMANHDSEFPMDEVIDDLISLESGFNDGGLDCMESNIIMQNNVSLSGSMLDIYGGEQGMNAPNGGMSPTSNPTKLTVKREYTEHDTRVMAKERQKKDNHNLIERRRRYNINYRIKELGTLIPKSNDPDMRWNKGTILKASVEYIRWLQKEQQHARELESRQKKLEQANRRLLLRIQELEIQARAHGLPNMTSALGTVELSSHLLKQQQQQQQQQQQQQQQQQSPQAQQPQQPPLYQEDPNSDYLQRIAGVPPSIPTAAGPQDHMPGADGCTTFSDPLSHFTDFFSATLKEEHRLDEILMDDPLSPFGTDPLLSASSPGAASKDSSRRSSFSSAEGDDL from the exons GTACAAAGCCACCTGGAGAACTCCAAGTTCCACCTCCACCAGACCCAGAATCAACAGGTCAAGCAGTACCTGACGCTGGGCTCAAAGCTGGCCTCTTCGGCCGGGCAGGGCCACGCCGTTCCGCATCCACACGCCCCTGGCCAGCCGCTGGCCACCGTGCCGATCATCAGGAATGGACACATGCCCTCCGTCAGCGACGGCAGCAACCCCAACAGCCCCGTTACCCTCCTCACAATGGCCAATCACGACAGCGAG TTTCCAATGGATGAAGTTATTGATGACCTAATTAGTCTTGAATCCGGTTTCAATGATGGAGGCTTGGATTGCATGGAGTCTAACATCATAATGCAAAACAAT GTGTCCCTCAGTGGCAGCATGCTGGACATCTATGGGGGTGAACAAGGTATGAACGCCCCTAATGGTGGAATGAGCCCCACATCTAACCCCACAAAGCTCACTGTAAAAAGGGAATACACAG aacATGACACAAGAGTGATggccaaagagagacagaaaaaggacAACCATAATCTGA TTGAAAGAAGGCGAAGATACAACATCAACTACAGAATTAAGGAGCTCGGGACCCTCATACCAAAATCGAATGACCC CGACATGCGCTGGAACAAAGGCACCATCCTGAAGGCCTCGGTGGAGTACATAAGGTGGCTGCAGAAAGAGCAGCAGCACGCTCGGGAGCTGGAGAGCcgtcagaagaagctggagcaAGCGAACAGGAGGCTACTGCTGAGGATCCAG GAGCTTGAGATCCAGGCACGAGCACACGGCCTCCCAAACATGACTTCAGCCTTGGGGACAGTTGAACTTTCCTCCCATCTcctcaaacaacaacaacaacaacaacaacaacaacaacagcagcagcagcagcagcagtctccCCAGGCCCAGCAACCCCAGCAGCCGCCCCTCTACCAGGAGGACCCCAACAGCGACTACCTCCAGAGGATAGCCGGAGTGCCGCCGTCCATCCCCACTGCTGCCGGGCCGCAGGATCACATGCCAGGCGCCGACGGCTGCACCACGTTCTCCGACCCGCTGTCTCACTTCACAGACTTCTTCAGTGCTACCCTCAAGGAGGAGCACCGGCTGGACGAGATCCTGATGGATGACCCCCTCTCGCCGTTTGGCACCGACCCGCTCCTCTCGGCCAGCTCACCCGGAGCCGCGTCCAAGGATAGCAGCCGCAGGAGCAGCTTCAGCTCTGCAGAGGGTGACGACCTTTAA
- the tfec gene encoding transcription factor EC isoform X9: protein MPSVSDGSNPNSPVTLLTMANHDSEFPMDEVIDDLISLESGFNDGGLDCMESNIIMQNNVSLSGSMLDIYGGEQGMNAPNGGMSPTSNPTKLTVKREYTEHDTRVMAKERQKKDNHNLIERRRRYNINYRIKELGTLIPKSNDPDMRWNKGTILKASVEYIRWLQKEQQHARELESRQKKLEQANRRLLLRIQELEIQARAHGLPNMTSALGTVELSSHLLKQQQQQQQQQQQQQQQQQSPQAQQPQQPPLYQEDPNSDYLQRIAGVPPSIPTAAGPQDHMPGADGCTTFSDPLSHFTDFFSATLKEEHRLDEILMDDPLSPFGTDPLLSASSPGAASKDSSRRSSFSSAEGDDL, encoded by the exons ATGCCCTCCGTCAGCGACGGCAGCAACCCCAACAGCCCCGTTACCCTCCTCACAATGGCCAATCACGACAGCGAG TTTCCAATGGATGAAGTTATTGATGACCTAATTAGTCTTGAATCCGGTTTCAATGATGGAGGCTTGGATTGCATGGAGTCTAACATCATAATGCAAAACAAT GTGTCCCTCAGTGGCAGCATGCTGGACATCTATGGGGGTGAACAAGGTATGAACGCCCCTAATGGTGGAATGAGCCCCACATCTAACCCCACAAAGCTCACTGTAAAAAGGGAATACACAG aacATGACACAAGAGTGATggccaaagagagacagaaaaaggacAACCATAATCTGA TTGAAAGAAGGCGAAGATACAACATCAACTACAGAATTAAGGAGCTCGGGACCCTCATACCAAAATCGAATGACCC CGACATGCGCTGGAACAAAGGCACCATCCTGAAGGCCTCGGTGGAGTACATAAGGTGGCTGCAGAAAGAGCAGCAGCACGCTCGGGAGCTGGAGAGCcgtcagaagaagctggagcaAGCGAACAGGAGGCTACTGCTGAGGATCCAG GAGCTTGAGATCCAGGCACGAGCACACGGCCTCCCAAACATGACTTCAGCCTTGGGGACAGTTGAACTTTCCTCCCATCTcctcaaacaacaacaacaacaacaacaacaacaacaacagcagcagcagcagcagcagtctccCCAGGCCCAGCAACCCCAGCAGCCGCCCCTCTACCAGGAGGACCCCAACAGCGACTACCTCCAGAGGATAGCCGGAGTGCCGCCGTCCATCCCCACTGCTGCCGGGCCGCAGGATCACATGCCAGGCGCCGACGGCTGCACCACGTTCTCCGACCCGCTGTCTCACTTCACAGACTTCTTCAGTGCTACCCTCAAGGAGGAGCACCGGCTGGACGAGATCCTGATGGATGACCCCCTCTCGCCGTTTGGCACCGACCCGCTCCTCTCGGCCAGCTCACCCGGAGCCGCGTCCAAGGATAGCAGCCGCAGGAGCAGCTTCAGCTCTGCAGAGGGTGACGACCTTTAA